A genomic region of Arachis hypogaea cultivar Tifrunner chromosome 5, arahy.Tifrunner.gnm2.J5K5, whole genome shotgun sequence contains the following coding sequences:
- the LOC112802643 gene encoding beta-glucuronosyltransferase GlcAT14A, giving the protein MGAEKKWLFTLFTAAFLSLMIILSSFTSLTSPKPFPSIVNHGALYPPAFAYFITGSRGDKDRAFRLLLAIYHPRNRYLLHLGKDAGDEERRRLAAAVTSVPAIQAFGNVDVVGKADYVTYLGSSNIAITLRAAAIMMKLDGGWDWFVTLSALDYPLITQDDLSHVFSSVRRDLNFIDHTSDLGSKESDRIEPIVVDPAIYLSRRSKIFQATQKRKTPESFKIFTGSPWVILSRSFLEFCLFGWDNLPRTLLMYFTNVKLSQEGYFHSVICNTPEFKNTTVNGDLRYMIWDNPPQMEPQNLNISDYNKMVESGAAFARQFRANDPVLDMIDEKILHRGRNQAVPGAWCSGLKSWWRDPCSNWGDVNVLRTGPQAKKLEESVSDLLDNWNSQTNQCNAATEYTQE; this is encoded by the exons ATGGGTGCTGAGAAGAAATGGCTCTTCACCCTTTTCACTGCAGCATTCCTATCCCTCATGATCATTCTCTCTTCTTTCACTTCCTTAACATCTCCAAAGCCCTTCCCCTCAATTGTAAATCACGGTGCTCTGTACCCTCCCGCATTCGCCTACTTCATCACTGGCAGCAGAGGCGATAAGGACCGCGCCTTCCGCCTGTTGCTGGCAATCTACCACCCAAGAAACCGTTACCTGCTTCATCTTGGGAAGGATGCTGGGGACGAAGAGAGGCGGAGACTCGCGGCGGCAGTGACGTCGGTGCCGGCGATACAGGCCTTCGGGAACGTTGATGTGGTCGGGAAGGCTGATTATGTGACGTATTTGGGGTCATCGAACATTGCCATCACTCTCAGAGCTGCTGCCATTATGATGAAGTTGGATGGTGGTTGGGATTGGTTTGTCACTTTGAGTGCCCTTGATTATCCCCTCATCACCCAGGATG ATTTGTCCCATGTTTTCTCTTCTGTTAGGAGGGACCTCAATTTCATTGACCATACCAGTGACCTTGGATCGAAAGA AAGTGATAGAATCGAGCCTATCGTAGTTGACCCAGCAATATATTTATCAAGGCGAAGTAAAATTTTTCAAGCTACACAGAAGCGGAAGACACCCGAATCCTTCAAAATCTTCACAG GTTCACCATGGGTAATCCTGAGTCGATCATTCCTCGAGTTTTGTCTTTTTGGCTGGGATAATTTACCTAGAACACTGCTCATGTATTTTACAAATGTTAAGTTATCTCAGGAAGGTTATTTTCACTCGGTCATTTGCAATACACCAGAATTCAAGAACACAACAGTGAATGGTGACTTACGATACATGATCTGGGACAATCCTCCACAGATGGAACCACAGAACCTTAACATCTCTGATTACAATAAGATGGTAGAAAGTGGAGCTGCTTTTGCTAGGCAGTTCAGGGCCAATGACCCTGTCCTGGACATGATTGATGAGAAGATTCTCCACCGTGGACGGAATCAAGCCGTTCCAGGGGCATGGTGCTCTGGCCTGAAGAGCTGGTGGAGGGATCCATGCTCCAATTGGGGTGACGTTAATGTTCTTAGGACAGGACCTCAGGCAAAGAAGCTCGAGGAGTCTGTTTCAGACCTCCTTGACAATTGGAACTCGCAAACCAATCAGTGCAACGCTGCCACAGAATACACACAAGAGTAA